AATCGGTCATGGTGCGCTAGGAGAACGCGCACTTCTACAAGTGATTCCAGATGAAAAAGAATTCCCATATACGATTCGTGTCGTATCTGAAGTACTAGAATCAAATGGGTCTAGTTCACAAGCATCGATCTGTGGTTCAACGCTTGCACTTATGGATGCCGGTGTACCTATTAAAGCACCAGTTGCGGGTATTGCAATGGGTCTTGTGACAAAAGATGATAATTATACGATTCTGTCTGATATTCAAGGCATGGAAGATGCGCTTGGTGATATGGACTTTAAAGTGGCAGGAACTAAAGAAGGTATTACAGCGATTCAGATGGATATTAAGATCGACGGTTTATCAGAAGATATTTTACGTGAAGCATTAGAGCAGGCACGTGTCGGCCGTCTGCATATTATGGAACATATGTTATCGACAATAAGTGCACCGAGAGCGGAACTTAGTCAGTATGCACCTAAGATTGAGATTATTCATATTAATCCTGATAAGATTCGAGACGTTATCGGACCAGGTGGTAAGAAGATTAATGAAATTATCGATGCAACAGGAGTTAAACTTGATATTGAACAAGATGGAACAGTATTCATCGGTTCAAGTGATGCATCGATGATAGCAGAAGCGAAGAAGTTAATCGAGAATATCGTGCGTGAAGCAGAAGTCGGGCAAATTTATATGGCAACTGTGAAGCGTATCGAGAAGTTCGGTGCATTCGTTGAAATCTTCCCTGGCAAAGATGCACTCGTACACATTTCACAAATTGCTTTAGAACGTATCAACAAAGTTGAAGATGTAGTGAAGCTTGGTGATCAGTTCTTGGTGAAAGTCACTGAGATTGATAAACAAGGCCGTGTAAATGCTTCTCGTAAAGTATTGTTAGAAGAAGAGAAGAATGCATCAGAAGAAAAATAGAGCGTTAAGGTGAGGCGATATGTCTCACCTTTTTATTTAAGTTGTTAGTGAGGAGATTACTTGGAGCATATTAAACTAAATAATGGATTGACTTTGGCATATCACGAAACCGCATTAGAAGTTGTTCATATCGGACTTTACATTAAAGCAGGTACGTCGGATGAAGCAGGTTATCCAGCAGGTATTGCGCATTTTATAGAACATATGGTATTTAAAGGAACGAAGCAGTTTCCATTTCAAGTATTATCAGATAAAATTGATGCAATCGGCGGTGAAGTCAATGCATATACGACTAAGACGTATACATGTTATTCGATTAAGACATTAAAGCGTTTTGAACATGAAGCAATTGAATTGCTGAAAGAAATGGTGTTCTGTGCAACATTTTCAGATGATGAACTTGAAAAAGAACGTCAAGTTATTCTGGAAGAGATTAAAATGATTGAAGATGATGACGAAGAACGCGCATTCGAACAATTTGAAAGTGTATTGTTTGAAGATACAGCATTTCATACCCCGATACTAGGTACGGCTGAAAGTGTGAATGCAATTACACAGACAATGCTCTTTGACTTTTATAATCAATATTATCAACCGAATAATATGATTCTGTCTTATGTCGGAACGGATTATCATTATATAAAGTCATGCTTTGAACGTGTTGAATCTTCACATGAAGTAATACATCCATTGAAGCGCTTTAAAATGAACACAATTCAATTGACGCATCATAAAGAAAGCATGGAACAGGCTCATGTCATCCTTGCGCATGAAGGCATTAGTTATCTTGATGAAAAAAGTACGCGCTTTGAAATTATTAATAGTTTCTATGGGGGCAGTATGACAAGTTTTCTATTTAGAAAGTTAAGAGAACAATTAGGACTGTGCTATGCACTCTATTCCTCGGTCGATGCATATAAAGAAGGTGGTGTTCTTTATACATACTTCGCGACTGACGCAAAAAATATAGAGCGCTGTATGGCAGAGATTCACCTTATTCATGAACAGCTTGCTTCAGGTATTGATGAAGCATTGCTTTTAAAGACGAAACAGTATCTTGTAACTAATCTATATATGAATCTGGATTATGACGGGTCCATTATGGAGCATATGGGAAAGAGTCTGCTCCTATATCATAAAATTTATGAAATACAAGAACTGGAAGAAAAAATAATGGATGTTAAATTAGAGGATGTCAATGAAGCGCTG
Above is a window of Macrococcoides canis DNA encoding:
- a CDS encoding M16 family metallopeptidase, with product MEHIKLNNGLTLAYHETALEVVHIGLYIKAGTSDEAGYPAGIAHFIEHMVFKGTKQFPFQVLSDKIDAIGGEVNAYTTKTYTCYSIKTLKRFEHEAIELLKEMVFCATFSDDELEKERQVILEEIKMIEDDDEERAFEQFESVLFEDTAFHTPILGTAESVNAITQTMLFDFYNQYYQPNNMILSYVGTDYHYIKSCFERVESSHEVIHPLKRFKMNTIQLTHHKESMEQAHVILAHEGISYLDEKSTRFEIINSFYGGSMTSFLFRKLREQLGLCYALYSSVDAYKEGGVLYTYFATDAKNIERCMAEIHLIHEQLASGIDEALLLKTKQYLVTNLYMNLDYDGSIMEHMGKSLLLYHKIYEIQELEEKIMDVKLEDVNEALLIFKKAYASYRIY